In Pedobacter sp. W3I1, one DNA window encodes the following:
- a CDS encoding DUF4142 domain-containing protein, with protein MPEQNYQQLLNEELSKVSADPRFPLLAKKRIEQSKKYISELNSLLGIIGSDSSMVISDENRQRLVELKKLTGDGFIKELVRLTVESDQQLIGLHVKAISSEGAKDPALRAWAQEKLPMLTENLTESQTLK; from the coding sequence ATGCCGGAGCAGAATTATCAGCAGCTTCTGAATGAGGAACTTTCCAAAGTTAGTGCTGATCCGCGTTTTCCTTTACTTGCAAAAAAAAGAATAGAGCAGTCAAAAAAATACATTTCGGAGCTGAACTCGCTGTTAGGAATAATTGGGTCTGATTCTTCCATGGTTATCAGTGATGAAAACCGGCAAAGGCTTGTTGAGTTAAAAAAACTGACAGGAGATGGCTTTATAAAGGAGCTGGTTAGGCTAACTGTTGAATCGGATCAGCAACTTATCGGGCTTCATGTAAAGGCGATTTCTTCTGAAGGGGCAAAAGATCCTGCATTAAGAGCATGGGCCCAGGAAAAACTTCCAATGCTCACCGAGAACCTTACAGAGAGCCAGACGCTCAAATAG
- a CDS encoding response regulator, translating to MYKILIQETEESILEVLTIALEAEGFMVKGMLGVNPGFLNIINDFRPHVVILDFRLRGDDAIEICSTIKKQYPFLPILALSCNSNIHLDYEKNGFDDYISKPFDLNLLYHVLRKHIPKVES from the coding sequence ATGTATAAAATTTTAATACAGGAAACAGAAGAATCGATTCTGGAAGTACTTACCATTGCACTCGAAGCAGAAGGGTTTATGGTAAAAGGGATGCTGGGTGTTAATCCTGGATTTTTGAACATCATTAACGATTTTAGGCCGCATGTAGTCATACTTGATTTCCGCTTACGCGGAGATGATGCTATTGAAATATGCAGCACAATTAAAAAGCAGTATCCCTTTCTTCCTATACTCGCTTTAAGCTGCAACTCAAATATCCACCTCGATTATGAAAAAAATGGTTTTGATGACTATATCAGTAAACCATTTGATCTGAACCTTTTATATCATGTACTGCGCAAACATATCCCAAAAGTTGAAAGTTAA
- a CDS encoding class I SAM-dependent methyltransferase translates to MKLSECIADRIRRTGPVSFHEFMEWCLYDPELGYYTSKNNPIGTQGDFYTSPVLTPVFGTLLGKQLEEMWKQMGRLPFTIVEYGAGTGHLCRDIMNYLESNREMYAEMRYCIIEKSLPMRERARKLVNDKVKWYNSISEIDQIHGCVLSNELVDNFAVHRVVMKQELMEVYVDYQNGFAECLLPAKQELKNYLAEMEICLARDYATEINLDALGWICEVASALKSGYVITIDYGCRNPDLYSPIRSQGTLVCYYQHSVNDSFYEHIGEQDITSHVNFSALSHWGQKNGLKESGYTEQGYFLSSLGFRNELMKTLSNEPNIVRAAQKAAGLSHTLLMDMGSKYKVLIQEKGVVCDKLSGLEIFRGA, encoded by the coding sequence GTGAAATTATCGGAGTGTATTGCAGACAGGATCCGCCGGACTGGGCCGGTTTCATTTCATGAATTTATGGAATGGTGCCTTTATGACCCCGAATTGGGCTATTATACCTCAAAAAACAATCCTATAGGTACACAAGGAGATTTTTATACCAGTCCGGTACTTACTCCGGTTTTCGGGACGCTTCTGGGCAAGCAGCTTGAAGAAATGTGGAAACAAATGGGCCGCCTTCCGTTTACAATTGTAGAATATGGAGCAGGAACAGGTCATCTTTGCAGAGACATCATGAATTACCTTGAATCAAATCGAGAGATGTATGCCGAAATGCGTTATTGTATCATTGAAAAAAGCTTACCGATGCGCGAGCGCGCCAGAAAACTGGTAAATGATAAAGTTAAATGGTACAATTCGATCTCGGAAATAGACCAGATACATGGCTGTGTGCTCTCTAATGAGCTTGTTGATAATTTCGCAGTACATCGGGTAGTGATGAAACAGGAGCTGATGGAGGTTTATGTCGATTATCAAAATGGTTTTGCTGAATGCTTGCTGCCGGCAAAACAGGAGCTTAAAAACTATCTGGCTGAAATGGAGATCTGTCTTGCCAGGGATTACGCAACAGAGATCAATCTGGATGCGCTGGGCTGGATTTGTGAGGTGGCCTCAGCCCTGAAGAGCGGATATGTGATTACTATTGATTATGGTTGCAGAAATCCGGATCTGTACAGTCCAATCAGGAGCCAGGGAACGCTGGTGTGTTATTACCAGCACTCCGTGAATGATTCTTTTTATGAGCATATCGGTGAGCAGGACATCACTTCTCATGTGAATTTTTCTGCACTAAGTCATTGGGGGCAAAAGAACGGTTTAAAAGAATCTGGCTATACCGAACAGGGGTATTTTCTAAGTTCGCTCGGATTCAGGAACGAACTGATGAAAACACTTTCGAATGAACCCAATATAGTCCGCGCTGCTCAAAAGGCAGCCGGTTTAAGCCATACCCTACTGATGGATATGGGAAGCAAATATAAAGTATTGATACAGGAAAAAGGAGTAGTGTGCGATAAGCTCTCAGGTCTTGAAATTTTTCGTGGCGCTTAA